CTGTTTCGGGTCGCGTACCGCGTACTGTCGACCCGCCTCGGCGCCGACTGGCTCGCCGCCCTCCGCGATCGTCACGCCGAGTTGCGGCCGGTGCTCGATCCGGCTCTGTCTCCGATGGTGTGGCTTCCGCTCGACCACCTGCGGCGCGTGCTCGCGGCGGCGGCCGACACGGTCCAGGAGCCCGCCGCGTTCGCCGAGGCCATCGGTCGCGCGACCATGACCGCGACGTTCTCCCGGTTCTTCGGCGCGTCCCCGCACGGCGTTCCCACCGCGAAGGTACTGCGAGCCGCCGAAGGGTACTGGTCGCGTTACCACACGTGGGGATCGGTGCGCGCCGAGCAGGTCGCCCCGGGCCAGTGCGTGCTGTCGGTCGCCGACAGCCCGGGGGACCGACTGCTGTGCGCCCTGCTGGCCGGCTCGTTCACGCGGATCGCGGAACTCACGGGCGCCGCCCGCGTGACGACCGACCACGTCGAATGCACCGCGGACGGGCACGCGCGCTGCCGGTTCCGCGTGCGGTGGGACGACGGCGCGCGCCGGTGATGCGCCCGAGCGCGCCCGTCAGATGACCGCTCCGCCGATGGCATGGTACACACCACCGCCATGGCCGCCCGCAAGCCCATCGTTTTCGGAAACTGGAAACTCCACCACACGATCGCCGAGGCACTCGCGCTCGTCACCGAACTCAAGAACCAGCTCGCCGTCGTGCGCGACGTCGAGGTCGGCGTCGCCCCGGTGTTCACCTCGATCCCCGCGGTCGCCAAGCGGCTCGAAGGCACGTCGATCCGCATCGCCGCGCAAGATTGTTTCTGGGAAGACCGAGGCCCGTGGACTGGCGAGGTGTCGGCGCCGCTGCTGCGCGATGCCGGCTGTCACTACGCGATCGTGGGCCACAGCGAGCGGCGACAGCACTTCGGCGACACCGACGTGGGCGTCGGCCGCAAGGCGGCCGCCGCGCTCGCCGGCGGGTTGAACGTCATCCTGTGCGTCGGCGAAACCGAGGCGCAGCGCGACGCGGGCCAGACGTTCGACCGCGTCCAGGCCCAGCTCGAGGCGGGACTCGCCGGCATCGCAGCCGACCAGATGGCGCGTGTCGTCGTCGCATACGAGCCGGTGTGGGCCATCGGCACCGGGCGGACCGCCACCCCCGAGGAGGCGCAGGAAGTCCACGCTCACATTCGGAGCGCGGTCGAACGTCGGTATGGCGCCGATGTCGCCCGGGGCCTCCGCATCCAGTACGGCGGCTCCGTAAAGCCCGAAAATGCCGCGGATCTCATTCGCCAACCGGACATCGACGGGGCGCTGGTCGGCGGCGCCTCCCTCACCGCCGAGCCGTTCGTCGCCATCGTGAAGGCGGCAGCGGCGGCGGCCCGTTGAGCTTGCCCGCACCGGCGCGGTGCGGTAGAAACCGGCGTTTCCATGGACACCCTCGTCACGGTCATCCACGTCCTCGTGTGCCTGTTTCTGATCCTCGTCGTCTTGCTCCAGGCCGGCAAAGGCGGCGGCATGGGTATCGCGTTCGGCGGCGCGGGCGGTAGCACGGTGTTCGGAGGCAGCGGCGCGGGCAACTTCCTCACCAAACTCACCGTGGTGTCGGCGTTCCTGTTCATGCTCACGTCGATCACCCTCGCCTACTTCGCGAGCTCCGGCGGCGACGACCCGCTCAAGCAGCTCAGCGCAAAATCGCGCGCCGCCGCGCTCGAGCGCGCCGAACAGCGAAAGAAGGTGCTCGAGGAGTCGACCGGCGAGGCGTCCGACTCCGCGGGCGGCGAGGCCGCCGACTCC
The nucleotide sequence above comes from Deltaproteobacteria bacterium. Encoded proteins:
- a CDS encoding triose-phosphate isomerase, whose product is MAARKPIVFGNWKLHHTIAEALALVTELKNQLAVVRDVEVGVAPVFTSIPAVAKRLEGTSIRIAAQDCFWEDRGPWTGEVSAPLLRDAGCHYAIVGHSERRQHFGDTDVGVGRKAAAALAGGLNVILCVGETEAQRDAGQTFDRVQAQLEAGLAGIAADQMARVVVAYEPVWAIGTGRTATPEEAQEVHAHIRSAVERRYGADVARGLRIQYGGSVKPENAADLIRQPDIDGALVGGASLTAEPFVAIVKAAAAAAR
- the secG gene encoding preprotein translocase subunit SecG, producing MDTLVTVIHVLVCLFLILVVLLQAGKGGGMGIAFGGAGGSTVFGGSGAGNFLTKLTVVSAFLFMLTSITLAYFASSGGDDPLKQLSAKSRAAALERAEQRKKVLEESTGEASDSAGGEAADSATGEASDSAGGEAADSAGDEAADSAGGEAADSAGGEAADSAGGEAA